A genomic window from Candidatus Pelagisphaera phototrophica includes:
- a CDS encoding PQQ-dependent sugar dehydrogenase: protein MKSTFFLLISALALYFQSFAQNRIGTGGSKELYTQYCAQCHGQNGEGGQGSSLIDDVWKWGGSDDEIAKVIREGLPELGMVPWKGVLSEEQIRSLIIFMREQKYLAETTDLLKKFMPKDGIFTTQYHKFKLEKVLELDDILWSIAFLPEESMLLTQRNGVLWKVKNGVKRQIKGTPEVLAVGQGGLLEVAPHPGYKSNGWIYLSYSEDAGAKVSGKTASMTAVVRGRIKNNKWVDQEDIFKVPPKFHTTKGGHYGSRFVFKDGYLFFGIGDRQEGDPAQDITVPHGKIHRIHDDGRVPRDNPFFSTVGAYKSIWTYGNRNPQGLDMHPLTGDIWETEHGPRGGDEINLIRPSINYGWPVITYGMNYDGTPWTDKTRMEGMEQPVYYWLPSIATAGIDFYEGDAFPGWKYNLLATGMSAEEVQRIVIQDKKVVHVETILKKQGRVRDVATGPDGLIYVALNTRSPNSGALHRLVPVSDK from the coding sequence ATGAAATCTACATTCTTTCTCCTTATTTCAGCATTAGCACTTTATTTTCAGTCTTTTGCTCAAAACAGAATCGGAACGGGGGGTAGTAAAGAGCTTTACACTCAATACTGTGCCCAGTGTCACGGACAAAATGGCGAAGGAGGGCAAGGAAGTTCCTTGATCGACGACGTTTGGAAGTGGGGCGGGTCGGACGACGAAATCGCCAAAGTGATTCGGGAAGGGCTTCCCGAACTGGGTATGGTCCCCTGGAAAGGTGTGCTTTCAGAGGAGCAGATCCGCAGTCTCATTATTTTTATGCGTGAGCAGAAGTACTTGGCGGAGACGACAGACCTCCTGAAAAAGTTTATGCCTAAGGACGGGATCTTCACCACGCAATATCACAAATTCAAGTTGGAAAAGGTTCTCGAGCTTGACGACATTCTTTGGTCGATCGCCTTCCTGCCGGAAGAATCGATGTTGTTGACCCAGCGCAATGGTGTACTCTGGAAAGTCAAGAATGGTGTTAAGCGCCAAATCAAGGGCACACCGGAGGTGTTGGCCGTGGGGCAAGGCGGGCTTCTGGAAGTGGCGCCTCACCCTGGCTACAAGAGCAATGGCTGGATTTATTTGTCCTATAGTGAGGACGCGGGAGCCAAGGTGAGTGGGAAAACTGCATCCATGACTGCGGTCGTGCGAGGCCGTATCAAGAACAACAAATGGGTGGACCAAGAGGACATCTTCAAGGTACCGCCAAAATTTCACACGACCAAAGGTGGCCACTACGGGTCTCGCTTTGTATTCAAGGATGGATACCTGTTCTTCGGAATCGGAGACCGCCAGGAAGGGGACCCGGCTCAGGATATTACCGTTCCTCATGGTAAGATTCATCGGATACACGACGATGGCCGTGTTCCGAGAGACAATCCTTTCTTTAGTACGGTGGGAGCGTACAAATCGATCTGGACATACGGAAATCGTAACCCACAAGGTTTAGATATGCATCCACTTACGGGTGACATTTGGGAAACCGAGCATGGACCGCGGGGGGGCGATGAGATTAACTTGATTCGTCCGAGCATCAATTATGGTTGGCCCGTTATCACCTATGGTATGAACTATGACGGTACGCCATGGACAGACAAGACCCGCATGGAAGGCATGGAACAACCGGTCTATTACTGGCTGCCGTCGATCGCGACTGCTGGGATCGACTTTTATGAAGGTGACGCATTTCCCGGCTGGAAATACAATTTGCTAGCAACGGGCATGTCGGCAGAGGAAGTACAGCGCATCGTTATTCAGGATAAGAAAGTTGTGCACGTCGAGACGATCCTCAAGAAGCAAGGGCGCGTTCGTGACGTAGCAACCGGTCCTGATGGACTGATCTATGTCGCTCTGAATACGAGGAGTCCAAATAGTGGTGCCTTGCACCGCTTGGTTCCGGTTAGCGATAAGTGA
- a CDS encoding sulfatase family protein: MNTRLVSRATRVLCSILTLSGTDVLLNAAEQPNVLIVIADDCTHNDLPLYGGRNAKTPHIDQLAGEGLLFNHAYLSEAMCQPCRSEMYSGQHPMRNGAAWNHSGSRPDTKSLPHYLGSLGYRVGLSGKVHVTPKSAFPFEKVEGFDPSCVRAPTQAHDLGAIKRFMAKEGDEPFCLVVALVEPHVPWVMGDRSQYPDDQIDLPPYLVDTEVTRDAFARYLAEITYMDQQVGEIMDTLKATGKTKETLVLFTSEQGSQFPGCKWTNWDNGVHTALIARWPGRVPSGKRTDAIVQYADFAPTLVDLAGGDPADFEFDGTSFREALIDETRPHRDFAYGIHNNIPEGPAYPIRTITNGEFRYIRNLSPDDIYIEKHLMGTRGDGALNNPYWSTWVFESGQTGEAERIVKRYMKRPAEQLYRTSEDPYEMVDLVGDPRYSKIKATLSRELDHWMHEQNDPGTPLDTREAHAAAKKGEHIY, translated from the coding sequence ATGAATACCCGACTAGTTTCCCGAGCGACTCGCGTGCTGTGCTCGATTCTGACCCTTTCCGGAACGGACGTTTTACTCAATGCAGCCGAGCAGCCGAATGTTTTGATCGTGATCGCAGACGACTGCACGCACAACGATCTTCCCCTCTACGGAGGCCGAAACGCGAAGACGCCTCACATCGACCAGCTCGCCGGCGAGGGCCTCCTTTTCAATCACGCTTATCTCAGCGAGGCGATGTGCCAGCCTTGCCGATCCGAAATGTACTCAGGCCAGCATCCGATGCGCAATGGGGCGGCTTGGAACCACTCGGGAAGCCGGCCTGACACGAAGAGCCTCCCTCACTATCTAGGTTCGCTTGGTTATCGGGTGGGGCTTTCGGGGAAGGTGCATGTTACCCCAAAGTCCGCTTTTCCGTTTGAAAAGGTGGAAGGCTTTGACCCCAGTTGTGTGCGAGCCCCGACTCAGGCCCATGACCTCGGTGCCATCAAGCGCTTTATGGCGAAGGAGGGCGACGAACCCTTCTGCCTTGTGGTCGCTCTCGTTGAGCCCCATGTACCTTGGGTTATGGGAGACCGTTCCCAGTATCCGGACGATCAAATAGACCTGCCTCCTTATTTGGTGGATACGGAAGTAACCCGCGACGCCTTTGCTCGTTATCTGGCCGAGATCACTTACATGGATCAGCAGGTCGGGGAGATAATGGATACGTTGAAGGCGACAGGGAAAACGAAGGAAACGCTCGTTCTTTTTACTTCGGAACAGGGATCTCAGTTTCCCGGCTGCAAGTGGACAAACTGGGACAATGGAGTCCATACTGCTCTCATCGCTCGCTGGCCAGGACGCGTACCGTCTGGGAAGCGAACGGACGCTATCGTGCAGTATGCTGATTTCGCCCCGACGCTGGTGGATCTGGCGGGAGGCGATCCAGCCGATTTTGAATTCGACGGAACCAGTTTTCGCGAAGCGCTCATAGACGAGACGAGACCGCACCGGGATTTTGCCTATGGGATCCACAACAATATCCCAGAAGGTCCGGCGTATCCAATCCGCACGATTACCAATGGGGAGTTTCGCTACATTCGGAATCTGAGTCCGGATGATATCTACATCGAAAAACACCTCATGGGTACGCGTGGGGATGGGGCCCTCAATAATCCTTACTGGAGTACATGGGTTTTTGAAAGCGGCCAAACGGGGGAAGCTGAACGCATTGTGAAACGATACATGAAGCGCCCCGCGGAACAACTCTATCGAACTTCGGAAGACCCGTACGAAATGGTGGATTTGGTTGGTGATCCCAGGTACTCAAAAATCAAGGCCACTTTGAGCCGCGAGCTTGATCACTGGATGCACGAACAGAACGATCCCGGGACTCCGCTCGATACGCGTGAAGCTCATGCAGCGGCCAAAAAGGGGGAACATATATATTAG
- a CDS encoding sulfatase family protein — protein MKRLLFLSTLAVTVCHAKPNFVFIIADDLTYRDIGCYGGQAHTPHIDHLATEGMKFERCFQAASMCSPTRHNIYTGLYPFNSGAYPNHTFANLGTKSVVHYLGELGYRVALSGKTHITPKEVFSFEYSGVKNNPDMNAIDKLMSESRGSSKNFCLFATSNEPHSPWNKGDASLYPPDKVILPPYIVDTPRMREDFSNYLAEITYYDSQVGEILNLLDKHGLRDNTLVMVVSEQGNAFPFAKWTCYGSGLQSAMIVRWPGMVSPRTTTDALVEYTDVLPTFIQAAGGKPAKSLDGKSMISLLRGKTNHHKDYVYGEVTTRGIINGADLYPIRTVRDDRFRLVWNLNPEAKYTNALTRTPAFQSMVEKAKSGDSHAREFVRRYQHRPELELFDCQMDPLEMNNLAENPEYRGTIRKLKGKLQQWMNSQGDNGIQTELDSIYRHRNAIGKTKEEVDAAWAEKNAR, from the coding sequence ATGAAGCGTCTCCTGTTTCTCTCGACTCTCGCAGTTACCGTTTGCCATGCCAAACCCAATTTTGTTTTCATAATAGCTGATGACCTAACCTATCGGGACATTGGTTGTTATGGAGGCCAGGCTCACACGCCCCACATCGACCACCTGGCTACGGAAGGAATGAAGTTTGAGCGGTGTTTTCAGGCTGCTTCGATGTGTTCACCCACGCGCCACAATATCTACACCGGACTGTATCCCTTTAATTCGGGTGCGTATCCGAATCACACATTCGCTAATCTGGGCACGAAGAGCGTGGTTCATTACCTCGGTGAACTCGGCTACCGTGTGGCTCTTTCAGGAAAGACTCATATCACACCAAAGGAGGTGTTTTCTTTCGAGTACAGTGGGGTGAAAAACAATCCGGACATGAATGCCATCGATAAACTCATGTCGGAGTCTCGTGGCAGCAGTAAGAATTTCTGTCTATTTGCGACCTCGAATGAACCGCATTCGCCCTGGAACAAGGGAGACGCTTCGCTCTATCCGCCAGACAAGGTAATTCTTCCGCCCTATATTGTGGATACGCCTCGCATGCGGGAGGATTTCAGCAACTATCTCGCTGAGATAACTTACTACGATTCTCAAGTCGGGGAAATATTGAATCTGCTGGACAAGCATGGTCTTCGCGATAACACGCTTGTCATGGTCGTTTCTGAGCAGGGGAACGCCTTCCCTTTTGCGAAGTGGACGTGCTACGGGAGCGGTCTGCAATCCGCGATGATTGTTCGCTGGCCGGGGATGGTTTCACCGAGAACAACGACTGATGCGTTGGTGGAGTATACTGATGTGCTGCCCACGTTTATTCAAGCAGCTGGCGGTAAGCCAGCGAAGTCACTGGATGGGAAGAGCATGATCTCCCTGCTGAGAGGAAAAACGAATCATCATAAGGACTACGTGTATGGGGAGGTGACGACGAGAGGCATAATTAATGGGGCGGATTTGTATCCCATCCGTACGGTTCGTGACGACCGATTTCGGCTGGTATGGAATTTGAATCCAGAAGCGAAATACACGAATGCATTAACTCGTACTCCAGCGTTTCAGTCGATGGTCGAAAAAGCCAAATCGGGAGACAGTCATGCCCGGGAATTTGTTCGTCGCTACCAACATCGCCCCGAACTGGAATTGTTTGATTGCCAAATGGATCCGCTTGAGATGAACAATCTTGCGGAGAATCCTGAATATAGGGGGACGATCCGAAAGCTTAAAGGTAAACTCCAGCAGTGGATGAACTCCCAAGGCGATAACGGAATCCAAACCGAGCTCGATTCCATATACCGTCACCGCAATGCGATTGGGAAGACCAAAGAGGAAGTGGACGCCGCTTGGGCCGAGAAGAACGCAAGGTAA
- a CDS encoding sulfatase-like hydrolase/transferase, with amino-acid sequence MHLLTLLLAIFALASIGQSESRPNILWIVFEDISRDLRCYGDKYSISPHIDALAKEGILYTRAWSNAGMCAPARATLITGMYPPSTGAQNMRSEVTLPPHIQGYPDYLREAGYFCSNHVKHDYNWVAPKTMWDSNDADWKTKSWELRNPGQPFFTVINITDTHSSQLYYRGEERYQKRLEVLSKKEMHDPKRVRVPPYYPDTMGVRKDLARYYDNITYADKLVGDVLTKLEADGLADDTIVFFYSDHGRGMPRSKGWLFQSSLRVPLILRFPEKYAHLAPSKPGSESNRMVSFVDFAPTVLSLAGVTIPEHMQGKAFLGEQEAAPRELAFAYRDRMDERIDLIRAVWDGRYKYIRNFRPHLPWFHHQTRNYPHKQNSYQILHTYWKDGLLNPSQSVYMTQTRPREQLFDTKADPHELTNLAECKEHEEILKWMRGRLSDWQRDILDLGFMPENQWWNRFGVDGNHLDRHTLVRENSEFYPYNDIKQAANLVGTGKESLSKQIELLSHYDPAVRHWAIEGIIAQKEDGRPALPALRKVLNDDVSGNRIAAAQALCALGETRGNLQRLVDALYTDKPILALPAANALDHLGEIARPVFPQIENYLGVVPDQSILGWQFPYRLLEMTMDKF; translated from the coding sequence ATGCACCTCCTCACGCTTCTTCTCGCCATCTTTGCCCTCGCATCAATCGGACAGTCCGAATCTCGGCCCAATATTCTCTGGATAGTGTTCGAGGACATTAGTCGCGACCTCAGGTGTTACGGGGATAAGTATTCAATTTCACCCCATATTGATGCTCTCGCCAAAGAGGGTATCCTTTACACGCGAGCTTGGTCCAACGCAGGCATGTGCGCCCCCGCCCGAGCCACACTCATCACTGGCATGTACCCGCCTTCTACCGGGGCCCAGAACATGCGCTCGGAAGTCACCCTGCCCCCGCATATTCAAGGCTATCCAGATTACCTCCGCGAAGCAGGTTACTTTTGCTCCAACCATGTGAAGCATGACTACAATTGGGTCGCGCCCAAAACGATGTGGGACAGCAACGACGCCGATTGGAAAACGAAAAGCTGGGAGCTTCGGAATCCTGGGCAGCCGTTCTTCACCGTCATCAATATCACCGACACTCACAGCTCACAGCTTTATTACCGCGGAGAGGAACGCTACCAAAAGCGGCTCGAAGTCCTGAGCAAAAAGGAGATGCACGACCCTAAGAGAGTCCGCGTGCCCCCTTACTATCCAGACACTATGGGCGTCCGGAAAGACCTCGCTCGCTACTACGACAATATCACGTACGCTGACAAATTAGTAGGGGACGTTCTAACCAAGCTAGAAGCAGACGGACTCGCTGACGACACCATCGTATTCTTCTACTCGGATCACGGTCGGGGCATGCCCCGCAGCAAAGGATGGCTTTTCCAGTCTTCCTTGCGTGTGCCTCTCATCCTACGCTTCCCCGAAAAGTACGCCCATCTAGCCCCGAGCAAGCCGGGGAGTGAATCCAACCGGATGGTCAGCTTCGTGGACTTTGCTCCCACGGTGCTTAGTCTCGCCGGCGTCACTATCCCCGAGCACATGCAGGGTAAAGCGTTCCTAGGAGAGCAAGAAGCGGCGCCCCGAGAACTCGCTTTCGCCTACCGGGATCGAATGGACGAGCGCATCGATCTCATCCGTGCCGTCTGGGATGGTCGCTACAAATACATCCGAAATTTCCGTCCCCACCTTCCCTGGTTTCACCACCAGACCCGCAACTACCCGCACAAGCAAAACTCCTACCAGATTTTGCACACCTATTGGAAAGACGGACTATTGAATCCATCCCAATCTGTATACATGACTCAAACACGGCCAAGGGAGCAGCTCTTTGACACCAAGGCCGACCCCCACGAGTTGACCAATCTCGCCGAATGCAAAGAACACGAGGAAATACTAAAGTGGATGCGGGGGCGATTATCCGACTGGCAAAGGGACATTCTCGACCTCGGTTTTATGCCCGAGAATCAGTGGTGGAACCGATTTGGCGTCGATGGCAATCATCTGGACCGACACACTCTGGTCCGGGAAAACTCAGAATTCTATCCTTACAACGATATCAAACAGGCCGCCAATCTCGTCGGTACAGGTAAAGAATCGCTTTCAAAGCAAATCGAACTCCTGAGTCACTACGATCCCGCCGTCCGTCACTGGGCGATCGAAGGCATCATCGCTCAAAAAGAGGATGGTCGGCCGGCTCTACCCGCGCTTCGAAAAGTCCTTAACGACGATGTATCCGGAAATCGGATTGCTGCCGCTCAGGCCTTATGTGCCCTTGGCGAAACCAGAGGAAATCTGCAACGGCTCGTCGACGCGCTCTACACGGATAAGCCCATCTTAGCCCTGCCGGCCGCCAACGCCCTCGACCACCTAGGAGAAATAGCTCGACCGGTATTTCCACAAATAGAAAATTACCTCGGAGTGGTGCCCGATCAGTCCATCCTCGGCTGGCAGTTCCCCTACCGCCTCCTCGAAATGACGATGGATAAATTCTAG
- a CDS encoding sulfatase-like hydrolase/transferase encodes MQRPKRGNIYIRLIDELAMGSGRSPGTQRYFSDGHSEIVRYLKTHFLLLSLLGICHGLNAADPKRPNIIMILADDLGQGDLSCNNPDSKIPTPHLDRLAPEGINFSDAHSPSGVCSPTRYALLTGRYAWRSALIKGVLNGASPPLIERRRLTLSGILKSRGYSTAAIGKWHLGNEWPLKNPSEKVTPGNINWDQPAQYSALDAGFTYHFGLARPGWAFMENGRVLAKPTEVFDLKKRLDRYRSNSSSLPHSRS; translated from the coding sequence ATGCAGCGGCCAAAAAGGGGGAACATATATATTAGGCTGATAGATGAATTGGCAATGGGTAGCGGGCGATCTCCGGGCACCCAAAGGTATTTTTCGGATGGGCACTCGGAGATTGTCCGCTACCTAAAGACTCATTTCTTACTATTGTCCCTTCTTGGGATTTGCCATGGGTTGAACGCTGCCGATCCCAAACGTCCCAATATTATTATGATTCTCGCCGACGATCTGGGACAAGGGGATTTGTCATGCAACAATCCTGATTCCAAAATTCCGACGCCGCATTTGGACCGCTTGGCCCCGGAAGGTATCAATTTCAGCGATGCCCACAGTCCGTCGGGTGTATGCTCGCCGACTCGATACGCCCTATTGACGGGTCGCTATGCGTGGCGATCGGCCTTAATAAAAGGCGTTCTGAACGGGGCGTCTCCCCCACTTATCGAGCGAAGGCGGCTTACGTTGTCGGGCATACTGAAATCTCGAGGCTACTCCACGGCGGCGATTGGAAAATGGCATCTCGGGAATGAGTGGCCACTGAAAAATCCATCGGAAAAGGTAACCCCGGGAAATATTAATTGGGATCAACCCGCCCAGTACAGTGCATTGGATGCGGGGTTCACGTATCACTTTGGATTAGCCAGACCAGGCTGGGCGTTTATGGAAAACGGGCGTGTTTTGGCCAAGCCCACCGAGGTGTTCGATTTGAAAAAGCGTCTAGATCGCTATCGTTCGAACTCGAGTAGTTTGCCCCACTCGAGATCTTAG
- a CDS encoding PQQ-binding-like beta-propeller repeat protein yields the protein MKSLILSLSNRSPSALKNLPKYVDPTATRPLLNCTLANSSKDYTSGFPVGNTYDRPKTTMNRNAQILGILLSLLLGIGSLSISAANTPGIEGIKIGKDDWPWWRGTNRNGHANAQEVPIKWSENQNIVWRAEIPGRGHASPVVIGERIFIATADEDSQTQHIICLDKATGQTRWSAQIHQGGWKGRIHDRNTQASSTVASDGKSVFATFMHDSHIWLTSLNLKGEIQWQKKASDFVSHWGYSTSPAIYKSFVIVGSDHKEGGNLTAFDRRTGELVWNVERPAIPNYASPVIYNLNGRDQLVLPGCDLMASYDPATGQEIWSIPATTRETVGSVVTDGKHVFASGGFPKNETSCITADGSNTIVWKSPIRVYAPSMIIVDGYLYAMTDKGLAHCWSASTGDLMWREKVGGDFSASPTLINGNLFVPSEQGKMIVFKANPEKFELLAENQLGDESWSSLAISKDRLYLRVAHIEDECRSEALYCIAESN from the coding sequence ATGAAAAGTCTCATCTTATCGCTATCTAATAGGTCCCCATCGGCCCTCAAGAATCTGCCAAAATACGTCGACCCTACTGCGACGCGTCCACTATTAAATTGCACTCTTGCAAACTCTAGCAAAGACTACACGTCTGGATTTCCTGTAGGGAACACCTACGATCGCCCCAAAACAACTATGAATCGAAATGCCCAAATTCTCGGAATCCTTTTGTCACTTTTACTAGGGATTGGCTCCCTGTCCATTTCCGCAGCGAACACACCCGGCATCGAAGGCATCAAAATCGGCAAGGACGATTGGCCCTGGTGGCGAGGAACGAACCGAAATGGCCACGCAAATGCCCAAGAGGTTCCCATTAAGTGGAGTGAGAATCAAAATATTGTCTGGAGAGCAGAAATTCCCGGACGGGGCCACGCCTCCCCCGTCGTCATCGGCGAGAGAATCTTCATCGCGACAGCTGATGAGGACTCGCAAACACAGCATATCATTTGCCTAGACAAGGCAACCGGCCAGACCCGCTGGTCCGCACAGATTCACCAAGGGGGATGGAAAGGACGTATTCACGATCGCAATACTCAAGCTTCTTCCACGGTCGCCAGTGACGGGAAAAGCGTATTTGCTACGTTTATGCACGATAGCCACATTTGGCTCACTTCACTCAATTTGAAAGGCGAGATCCAATGGCAGAAGAAGGCAAGTGACTTCGTTTCCCATTGGGGCTACTCCACATCGCCCGCTATTTACAAGAGTTTCGTGATTGTCGGGTCCGACCACAAAGAGGGAGGCAATTTGACGGCATTTGATCGACGAACGGGTGAGCTCGTCTGGAACGTGGAGCGTCCCGCCATCCCGAATTACGCCTCCCCTGTTATCTACAATCTGAATGGAAGGGACCAGTTGGTATTGCCCGGTTGCGACTTGATGGCGAGTTATGACCCTGCGACCGGCCAGGAAATCTGGTCCATTCCGGCCACGACTCGAGAAACTGTTGGCAGCGTGGTCACCGATGGGAAACACGTATTTGCTAGCGGTGGGTTCCCAAAGAACGAAACCAGCTGCATAACCGCGGACGGATCCAATACAATAGTATGGAAAAGTCCAATACGAGTTTATGCACCGTCCATGATTATCGTCGATGGCTATCTCTATGCCATGACTGACAAGGGTCTCGCTCACTGTTGGAGCGCGTCAACCGGAGATCTCATGTGGCGAGAAAAGGTGGGAGGCGACTTCAGCGCGTCTCCCACTTTGATAAACGGCAATCTTTTCGTCCCGAGCGAGCAGGGAAAGATGATTGTATTCAAGGCGAATCCAGAGAAGTTCGAACTTCTAGCCGAGAATCAATTGGGTGACGAATCCTGGTCCTCACTAGCCATCAGCAAGGATCGTCTCTACTTAAGAGTCGCCCACATCGAAGACGAATGTCGTTCCGAAGCTCTCTATTGCATCGCCGAGTCCAATTAG
- a CDS encoding Dabb family protein, which translates to MKKIVMILLGAAFVAFGALSATAAHHKNPATPHSVIHVVTVSWKADATDDQIKAALDGVKTIAKEYEGCTRVWIRSIKVQGDKSHAFVMEFASEQALKDYAGSAAQKKWYELYLPIRGGSTTFDITN; encoded by the coding sequence ATGAAAAAAATCGTAATGATCCTACTAGGTGCCGCATTTGTTGCGTTTGGCGCTCTCTCAGCAACTGCTGCTCACCACAAGAACCCAGCGACACCCCATTCGGTGATCCATGTCGTTACCGTATCTTGGAAAGCAGATGCGACCGATGACCAAATTAAGGCGGCTCTCGACGGGGTTAAGACCATCGCTAAAGAGTACGAGGGTTGTACCCGAGTCTGGATCCGCTCCATTAAGGTGCAAGGAGACAAGTCCCACGCGTTCGTGATGGAATTTGCATCCGAGCAAGCGCTGAAGGATTATGCTGGCAGTGCCGCCCAAAAGAAGTGGTACGAGCTCTACCTCCCGATCAGAGGAGGCAGCACCACGTTTGATATCACGAACTAG